The sequence ATTCGCCGATATTATCGTAATAAAAAATATATAAAATAAATAGAAATTATATTTATAATATATTTGTTAAATATAATTATCCCCATAATATTATATGGGGTGGTCAATGGGACTTGAACCCATGACCGCTGGAATCACAATCCAGAGCTCTACCAACTAAGCTATGACCACCAAAAAATTACAAATTGCGTCCGACAGGATTTGAACCTGACACCTTTACTTTCGGAAAGTAATGCTCTATCCATACTGAGCTACGGACGCAAAAGCTATTTATATATTTTATATATAAAAAATAATATTTATTATAGAATATATTTCTTATCTATTAAATATTATATAGTGAAAAGCAAGAAAAATCTAGTATTTTATATATATTTTAATCAATAAAAACAGAAATACATAGGAATTAATTAAAATATTTAGTATTCAAAATAATTATTTAAAATTAAAAGTAAATTAAAATAACAGTGATAAAGAAAATACGGGAAATAATAATTATATCAGTTTAAATAAATATATACTTATTTAAAAAATTGTTATTTTAAATAAAATTTTTTTAATTAAAAATCTAATGATAAAATAGTTACTTAAATACATTTAAATTATGTTATTTTATGATTTTAAAATAATGAAATTTCTATTTGATATAAATAATTTAAAATATATAAATAATTTTTAATTATTATTTAGATCTCTTCATCATATCAAAAAATTCATTATTAGTTTTTGTCATGGAAAGTTTATTAATTAGAAATTCCATAGCATCGATTTCACTCATTGGATGAATAATTTTTCTTAAAATCCACATCTTTTGTAATTCTTCAGGGATAGTCAATAATTCTTCTCTCCTTGTCCCTGAACGATTATAATCAATGGCAGGAAAAACACGTTTTTCTGCTATTTTTCTAGATAATGGGAGTTCCATATTACCAGTTCCTTTAAATTCTTCATAAATTACTTCATCCATTTTAGAACCAGTATCTATTAATGCAGTAGCAATAATAGTTAAACTACCTCCCTCTTTAACATTACGGGCTGCGCCAAAAAATCTTTTAGGTCGATGTAATGCATTTGCATCAACACCTCCTGTTAACACCTTCCCTGAAGCAGGGACAACCGTATTGTATGCTCGTGCTAATCTTGTAATAGAATCCAATAAAATAATTACATCTTTCTTATGTTCTACTAATCGCTTAGCTCTTTCAATTACCATCTCTGCTACTTGAACATGTCTAGAAGCCGGTTCATCAAAAGTAGAGGCCACTACTTCACCTTTTACCAAACGCTGCATTTCAGTTACTTCTTCAGGGCGTTCGTCAATTAACAAAACCATCAAAACGCAATCTGGATGATTATGTGCAATACTTTGAGCTATATTCTGTAACAACATAGTTTTTCCGGCTTTAGGCGGGGCTACAATCAATCCTCTTTGTCCTCTTCCAATAGGAGATGCTAAATCTAAAACGCGGGCAGTTAAATCTTCTTTAGATCCATTACCTCGTTCCATTTTTAATCTAGAATTTGCATGCAGTGGGGTTAAATTTTCAAATAAAATTTTACTACGTGCATTTTCAGGTTGATCATAGTTTACTTTATTTACTTTTAATAAAGCAAAATATCTTTCTCCTTCTTTTGGAGGTCTAATCTTTCCAGAAATTGTATCTCCTGTTCTTAAATTAAAACGACGAATTTGACTAGGTGATACATAAATATCATCAGGTCCAGCTAAATATGAACTATCTGAAGATCTAAGAAAACCAAATCCATCTTGCAAAATTTCTAATACTCCATCTCCAAATATATCTTCTCCACTTTTTGAATGTTGTTTTAATATAGAAAATATAATGTCTTGTTTACGAATTCGCGCTAAATTTTCTAGACCAATTCCTTCACCTAAAATAATAAGTTTTGAAACTGATGTATTTTTTAATTCGGTAAGATTCATAATAGTGAATTTCTTAAGCTATTTAGAAAAAATGTTTATGTAAAACATGTATGCATATAAACATATGAAAAACTATAATGATATTTATTAAAAATATTAAATATACAGTTAATATAAAAAGTATATTGAAGTAAATATATAATTATTTTTATTTATAAATAAAAATAATTTTATTTATAAATAAAATTATTTTTCTATCATACTTGTAATGATAGAATAAAAAATCGATATTTATGTTAATAAATAAAATTTTTAACTTAACCAATTATCTTGTCATCTAAAAATTTTTTTAATTCTATCTTTGATATTACTCCTATTTTTGTTCCAATTATTTTATTTTTATTAAATAATAATAAAGTTGGGATACCTCGAATAGAATATTTCATAGGTATTTTTTTATTCATATCAATATTCATTTTTCCAACAAGAATTTTTTTAAAATACTCATTAGCAATCTCTTCTAATACAGGCGATAAAACTTTACACGGGCCACACCAATCAGCCCAAAAATCTACTAGTACATATTTTTTTTCAGAAAAAATTTTATTTTCAAAATTTTGATCAGTTAATTCGATAATTTTAGTAATTTTCATAAACGCCTTAAGTTATATTTTTTAATAAAAATTTTTAATTATTTAATAAAATCAATAAAGGTTTTATTAATACATTTAAAAATATATAAATTATGAAAAAAAAGAAAAATATTAAAAAATATTATTTTAATTTTAATTAATTAAAATTTTTATATCCAATATAATTCTTCTTTAGGTAATTCAAATAAAAATCGACTTGGTTGCAAATTAATTAACGCTCCAAACTTTTTCTTAGTTTTACAAAAACTAAGAAAAAGTTGTTTTTTAGCTCTAGTAATACCAACATACATTAAACGACGTTCTTCTTTTACATTTTTATCAATAATACTTTTTTGATGAGGTAAAGTTCCCTCTTCTAATCCAATAATACATACTACTGAAAACTCTAACCCTTTAGATGCATGTATTGTCATTAATTGTAACTTATTAGATTTATCTTTAACATTATCTCTAAAAGAATCATTTAATTCACCACAAGTAAATCGTATTAATATATCTTCTAAACAAATAGGTGAATTTAAATGATCACCAGAAAGAGTTTTTTGTAACCAATCAGAAAAAAATATTACTTCTTGTATTTTTCGATTTATCATATTTAAATCTTTATCATTCTGTTTAATCCATTGAAAATAATTAATATCTTGAATCACTTGTTTTAAAATTATTTTTGGATTATCAATTAATAATGATGATAATTTTATTATCCATAAAGTAAAGTTGTTTAAATATAGTGTAGTATTTTTTTTTAACTGTAATTGCATTTTTTTATTTAAACTTGCTTCAAATAAACTAATTTTCTGAATTTTAGCAAATAATTTTAATTTAGATAATGTAACTAGTCCGATTCTTCTATTTGGAGTATTTATGATACGTAAAAAAGCTAAATCATCATTTTGATTAACAATAAGTCTTAAGTATGCCAGTAAATTTTTAATTTCCGATAAATTAAAAAAAGAAAATCCAGAATGAATACAATATGGAATATTTTGAAAAATTAATTCAGACTCTACTATTTTAGCTTGAGAATTACTCCGATATAAAATAGCGTAATCATGATATCTTAAATTATTATTATTTTTATGTGTACAAATATATTTAATAATTTTCTGAGCTTCATTTACTTCATTAACACACATAGATGCATAAATTCTATTACCATAATCTAATTGTGAAAATAATTTTTTATTAAAAACATTAGAATTGTTTGAAATTAAAATATTAGCTGCGTTTAATATACAACCAGAAGATCGATAATTTTGTTCCATTTTAAGAATATTTAAATGAGGAAAATCATCTTTTAATAAATAAAAAATGTCAGGTTGAGCCCCCCTCCATGAGTAAATCGACTGATCATCGTCTCCTACTACAGTAAAATTTGAATTATGGCCACATAATAGTTTAATTAATTTATATTGACTCATATTAATATCTTGATATTCATCAACTAATAAATATTGAACTTTTTCCTGCCATCGTAATCGAGCATCAATATTATTTTTTAGTAAAATCGTTGGAAGAAAAATTAAATCATTAAAATCTAAAATATTATGCCTTTTTAAAAAATTATCATACTGTTCATAAAAAAAAATACATTTTTTTTCTAATGGATTTATTGCAAATTTCCTAGCTATACTAGGATTAAGTAGTTTATTTTTCCAATAGGAAATTTGATGCAGTAATTGTTTTAAAAAAAACAAATTACTGTCATTCTTACTCGTATATATTATATTTTTTAATAAATTTAACTGATCATATTCATCAAATAATGTAAAATTTGATTTTAAACCTAAAATTTTATATTCATTGCGAATAATTTTTAAACCTAACGAATGAAATGTAGATACTAAAATATCTTGGATTTGTTTAACAGTTAATATTTTCAATAAACGCGACTCAATCTCTTTAGCAGCTCTATTGGTAAATGTAACTACAATAATTTTTTTAGGATCATATTGATATATTTGAATTAAAGTAATTAATTTATTAATTATAACACTAGTTTTTCCTGAACCTGCTCCAGCTAAAATTAAACAAGGATCGTTAATAATATGAATAGCTTTTTTTTGAATTTCATTTAATATCATAAATATAACATTATAAAAATAATCTTGAGAATTTATTCATCATAAAAAAATAACTTAATCAATAAATTATATGAACTGTTTTCAATGATTTTATTATGCATTACATCTAGCATGTTTCATGTACAGACGTAATTTTTCTCCAATTCTTTCAATTTTATGTTGATAAGTTAAAGTATTTATTTCTAACAATTTAGAATTACTTATATTTTTCTCTGAAATGGATTCCCCTAAATCCTCACAATTTATAGAAGTTAAAAATTTATTTAAAATAGGGAGAGCTCGCTCTGAAAATAAATAACTTCCATATTCAGCTGTATCTGAAATAACCAAATTCATTTCATATAATCTTTTTCTAGAAATAGTATTTGTAATCAATGGTAATTCATGCAAAGATTCATAATATGCTGATTCTGGAGTAATCCCCGTCTCAATCATAGTTTCAAAAGATAATTCAACACCAGCTTTTAACATTGCTACCATTAACGTACACTTTTCAAAATATTCATAATTTTCTATATTTCGATTAGTATACAAGCAAGCATTTTCAAATTTTGTTTTTTTTAAATCATTTCTCCATATATTTAATTGATAATCTTTATTTTTCCAATCACTCATCATTTTTTTAGAAAAAACTCCAGAAATAATATCATCCATATGCAAAGAAAATAATGGTTTCAATAAATTTTTTAATTTTAATGATAATTCATAAGCTCTAACTTTTGCAGAACTAGATAAACGAGCTAATAAAAGTGTTATCCCGCCTTCTTTCATACATTCAGCTAGTTTTTCCCATCCAAATTGTAAAATTGTTGCAGAATAATCTGAACTGTATCCCTTCTCTATTAAATGGTTATAACATGCTAACGAACAGGCTTGTAGCATCCCACATAAAATGGTTTGTTCTCCCATCAAATCAGATTTTACTTCAGCAACAAAAGAAGATCTTAAAATTCCAGCTTTATGTGAACCTAAACCAAAAGCCCATGCTTTAGCAATATCTAATCCTTTAGAATAAGGATCATTCTTTTTATGTACAGCAATTAAAGCAGGGACACCAAAACCTATTAAAAATTCTTTTCGAACTTCTGTCCCGGGACATTTTGGAGCAACCATAATAACAGTAATATCAGGACGAATACATTCACCTTCTTCAACAATATTAAATCCATGAGAATAACCTAAAACAGATCCATGCTTCATCAAAATTTGTAATTTTTTAACTACATTTGAGTGTTGTTTATCAGGAGTTAAATTAATTACTAAATCAGCATTAGGAATTAATTTTTCATATGTATCTACAAAAAATTTTTCTTTAATAGCATTAGACCATGAAATAGATTTATTTTTTATTGAATCTTCTCGAAGAGCAAAAGAAACTTGATATCCTGAATCTCGTAAATTTAAACCTTGATTTAATCCTTGTGCCCCACACCCAACTATAACAATATTTTTTTTTTTCAAAAATTTATAACATTTAGAAAATTCATTTTTTTTCATTAAAGATCCAGTTTTTAATTCGATTAACTTTTCTCTAAATGAAAGAGAATTAAAAAAATTTGACATTTATTCTTTATCCTTTGTTAATTGTTTTAAAAACAATAAATTAATTCATATACATTTTATTTTTATAAAATTTAGTAAAAATATTGTATTCAAAAATTAATTAATTACTAATAAATTTTACTAATATCTCGAATAGCCCCAGTATCTGCACTAGTAGCTAATAAACTATATATCTTTAATGAATCAGAAATAACCCTAAAACGTCTTTTTGGTGTATATGCTTTTTTACCTCTTTTTTCTTCTATTTTTTTTCTATATTCTAGTTCCTTAGAAGAAACATCTAAACTTAGAATTCGTTTAGGAATATTAATACTAATTATATCCCCATCATAAACTAAAGCAATAAGTCCTTGACTAGCAGCTTCAGGAGAAATATGACCAACAGAAACTCCAGATGTACCCCCGGAAAATCTTCCATCAGTTACCAAAGCACATTTTTTATCTAATCCAACAGATTTTAAATATGTAGTAGGATATAACATTTCTTGCATTCCTGGTCCACCACGTGGTCCTTCATACCTAATAACAATTACATCTCCAGATTTTACCTGATTATTTAATATAGCTTCTACAGCATCATCTTGACTTTCATATACTTTAGCCGGTCCAGAAAAAATCATGTTTTCTTTATCAATAGCAGCTGTTTTAACTATACTTCCGTTAATAGCTAAATTACCTTTTAAAACAGCTAACCCTCCATCTTGATTATAAGCATATTTCTTGGAGCGAATACATCCACTTTTACGATTAGTATCTAATTTAGACCATCTAAATGATTGTGAAAATGGAATAATAGTTTTAATTCCACCCGGACCTGCAGAAAAAAAAGAAAAATTTCTAATGTTATTATTGTTAATAATATTATATTTATTAATGGTATCTAATAATGTCAATCCTAATATATTACGAGCTGAAGTATATAACAAATTCATTTTATTTAATTCAAATAAAATTCCAAAAATTCCCCCAGAACGATGCAAATCCTCTACATGATACTCAGAAGTACTTGGAGATAATTTGCATAAATGTGGAACTTTTCTAGATAAATAATCAATATCTTTCATTGTAAAATTTATTTGAGCTTCATGAGCCATAGCTAATAAATGTAAGATAGTATTAGTGGATCCCCCCATAGCGATATCTAAAATCATAGCATTTTTTAAAGTATGACGCGTTACTATATTTCGTGGTAATACGTTAGTGTTATTATTTAAATAATAATCTTTAGTATTTTTAACAATTATCTTTGCAGCATTTAAAAATAACCTCTTTCGATCACTATGTGTAGCTAAAAGCGTTCCATTTCCCGGTAATGATAAACCAATAGCTTCAGTTAAACAATTCATGGAATTAGCTGTAAACATCCCAGAACAAGAACCGCAAGTGGGGCAAGAGGAGTTTTCAATTTCTGATAACAACTGATCTGAAGTATTTTTATTTGCTCCATGGGAAATAGCATCAACTAAGTCAATTTTTATAAGTTTATTATTTAATTTTATTTTTCCTGCTTCCATTGGCCCACCTGAAACAAATACAGAAGGGATATTTAATCTTAACGCAGCTAATAACATTCCTGGAGTAATTTTATCACAATTAGAAATACAAACCATTGCATCAACACAATGTGCATTAATCATGTATTCAATAGAATCTGCAATTAATTCTCTTGATGGAAGAGAATAAAGCATTCCAGAATGGCCCATTGCTATCCCGTCATCTATAGCAATAGTATTAAACTCTTTAGAAATTCCTCCATATTTTTCTATTTCTAAAGACACTAATTTTCCTAATTTTCGTAAATGTATATGACCTGGTACAAATTCAGTAAACGAGTTAACAACTGCAATAATCGGTTTTCCAAAATCTTGATCGCGAACGCCTGTTGCTCTCCATAGTGCTCTTGCACCAGCCATATTCTTCCCATTAATTGTTGTAGATGAGCGATATATAGGCATACAAGTCACTTCCTTCAATGTAATTTAAAAATATAATTTTTATTATTAATTTAGATATTTTAAAAAATATATTTTAATACAAAATAAGTGTTTTTAATATAATAAAAAATTTAAATTTTTATTAATATCTGATAGGTAAAAATTGATAAGATATATAAAAAGTTTTTTAAAACTTTTTAAATATTAAAATATATGACTGAAAGTTATAAACGTAATATTTAAAATAATAAAATTTCCAGGGGTGGAGGGAATTGAACCCACAACTTTCGGTTTTGGAGACCGATGCTCTACCATATTGAACTACACCCCTAATAAATTAAACTAATCTCAATATTTAATAAAATAAAAATATTCTATTTATAATTATTATACATCAGGAATTAAAAAAATTCAACTAAACAAGATATCTTAAAAATGAATAAAAATATATAATAAAATAGTTAACTGATATTACATAATATATATCACATAATTTTTATTTTATTTACACAGACAGTAAAATAAAATATATAATAACCCTAAAATAGGATATTAAAAAATTTAATTGTTAATTATCAGCTAATATAAGGATCATGAGTTTAATGAAATTACCTATTTATTTAGATTATGCAGCTACAACACCAGTAGACCCTAAAGTAAAAAAAAAGATGAACAAATATTTTTCAATAAACGATATTTTCGGGAATCCAGCATCTAGATCACATAAATTTGGCTGGGAAGCTGAAGAAGCTATCGATATTGCAAGAAATAAAATAGCTAAACTTATTGGAGCGGATTCAAGGGAAATAATTTTTACTTCCGGGGCTACTGAATCCAATAATTTAGCTATTAAAGGAATTTATGATTTTCATGGTAATAAAAAAATACATATTATCACTAGTCAAATAGAACATAAATCTGTTTTGGATTGTTGTAGATTTTTAGAAAATAAAGGATGTTGTATAACATATTTAAAAACTAATAAATATGGTATTATTGACATAGCTGAAATTAAAAAAAAAATTAATAAAAATACATTATTAATTTCAATTATGTACGTTAATAACGAAATTGGATCAATACAAAAAATCAAAAAAATTGGAGATCTTTGTAAAAAAAGGAAAATTTTTTTTCATGTGGATGCTACTCAAAGTATTGGAAAAATTAAAATAGATATAAAAAATTTAAATATTGACTTACTTTCCTTTTCTTCGCATAAAATATATGGACCCAAAGGAATTGGTGCCTTATATATACGAAGAAAACCACGTATTCGATTATCACCTCAAATACATGGAGGTGGACATGAAAGAGGTTTTCGTTCAGGAACACTTCCTGTTCATCAAATCGTAGGTTTTGGAGAGGCATGTAAAATATTAAAAAAAAATATGAAAAAAGATATTTTACATACAAATAGTTTACGACATATTTTATGGAATGGATTAAAAGATATTCCAGAAATATATTTAAATAGTCATTTTGATTATACTATCGGAAACATAATTAATATTAGTTTTAATTTTATTGAAGGTGAGTCATTACTGATGGCTTTAAAAAATTTAGCAGTCTCATCAGGATCAGCATGCACTTCGGCAAGTTTAGAGCCTTCATATGTATTACGAGCTATAGGAGTTAAAGACGAATTAGCCCATAGTTCCATTCGATTTTCCTTAGGTCGCTTTACAACTTTAGAAGAAATTAAATATTCAATTATAGCTATCCGAGAAGCTGTTAATAAATTAAGAAAATTATCTCCGTTATGGGATATGTATAAATCTGGTATTAATATGGATAAAATTATTTGGAATTAATACCTTTATATAAAAGGAAATAGAAATTATGGCTTACAGTAAAAAAGTATTAGATCATTATGAAAATCCAAGAAATGTTGGATCGTTTTCTGAAAAAAAAAAAAATATAGGAACTAGTTTAGTAGGAGCCCCGGCATGTGGAGATGTCATGAAACTGCAAATTAAAGTGAATGATTGTGGAATTATAGAAGACGCTTGTTTTAAAACATATGGATGCGGATCTGCTATTGCTTCTAGTTCATTAATGACAGAATGGGTTAAAGGAAAAACTTTGAAAGAAGCTAAAAAAATAAAAAATACGGATATCGCGAAAGAATTAGAATTACCACCAGTTAAAATTCATTGCTCTATTTTAGCAGAAGATGCTATTAAAAAAGCAATTGCAAATTATCATGAAAAAAAAAAAAAAGAATAAAAAAATTTATATCAGTGCTGAAATAAATTAAATTTTATTCAGCACTATTTTTATAATAAAAATAAATGTTTTTCTAAAAATAAAAATAAAATAAAAAATAAATTTTTATTTTATGTACATATTTAAAAAAGCAAATTATTCAATATAGGTTTTTTAATGAATTACTTTCATTTATTTAAGATTCCTCAAAAATTTAGAATTAATAAAAAAAAATTAGTTGAAAAATTTTATAAGTTACAATTAAAATATCATCCAGATTTTATAAAAAAAAAAGATTTAAATAAAAAAAAAAAAATACTAATATCGATTAAAATTAATCAAGGTTTTAAAGTTTTAAAAAATAAATTTTTAAGAGCAAAACATTTATTAAAAATTAAGAAAAAAAAATATTGCATTAAAGAGGAAAAGTTTTTTAATCAAGATCAAATATTATTTAAACAATTTCAATTACACGAAAAAATAGAAAATATAAAAAAAAAAATAAATTCATTAACAGAAATTAATAATTTAATTGAAAAATTAAATCAAAAAATTAAATTTTATTTTCTAAAATTTAATGAAATGATTAAAAATAAAAAAATTAATTATGCTGAAAAATTTTTATTTAAAATATCATTTTCTTATAAAATTTTAAAAAAAGCAAAAAAATCAAAAAAACAAATATTACATAGGAACAAGAAATGAAAAAAAAAAAAATTGTTGTAGGTATTGATTTTGGGACTACATATTGCTTGATGTCTGTTGTTGAAAATAAAAAAGTAAAAATTATTACAGGATTAGATAAGAAAAATATGTTTCCTTCAATTTTACATATGCAAGAAAAAAAAATTTCTATAGGTTGGGAAGCGAAAAAGTTTATATCTACAGACCCCGCTAACACTATTTCATCTATTAAACGATTTATTGGAATATCACTTGAAGAGATAAATAAAAGAAAATTAAATATTCCATACACAATATCTATAAACAATAAAAATGAATTAATGTTTCATACAAATACTGGAAAAATTACTGTTTCTTTCATTATTCAACAATTTTTTAAGTACATTAAAAGCATAATAGAAAAAAAATCTGACAAAATTATTTCTGGTGTAGTAATTACAGTTCCAGCTTATTTTAATAATATACAAAAAAATATAATACGAAAATCAGCAGAAGAAACCGAATTAAAAGTACTACGTTTACTCAATGAACCTACAGCTGCTGCCATTGCTTATGGATTAGAAAAAAAAAGAGAAGGAATAATATGTGTTTATGATTTAGGGGGGGGAACATTTGATGTCTCTATTTTAAGAATATCAAAAGGAATATTTGAAGTTCTTGCTACTAATGGGGATTGTAATTTGGGTGGGGATGATTTTGATTTTTTGTTAGCAAATTTTTTATATTCTCAAATAAAAAACAAAAAAAAAATAGATAATATTCTATTTAAAAAATTACTGATTATTGCAGAACGTTTGAAAATTAAATTAAGTAAAAAAGAAAATGTAGAAATAAAATTTCTAAATAAAAAAATAACTTGTTCACAAATAGAATTTAATGAATTAATTAAAACACATATTCAAAAGACTATAAAATTAATAAAGATTGCATTGCATGATGCAGATGTCGATGTAAATGAAGTAAATGATGTAATTTTAGTAGGTGGTTCAACATATATTCCTTTTGTTCGAAATAGTATTTATTCTTTTTTTAATCTTAAACCATTAGTTTTAATTAATCCAGTAGAAGTGGTTGCAAGAGGAGCAGGGTTACATGCAGATTTTTTAAATCATAACAAAAAAAATAAAAATAATTCTATTTTACTTTTAGATGTTATCCCAATTTCCATTGGAATTGAATTAATGGGCGGGATAATGGAAAAAATGCTAAAAAAGAATACTACAATTCCTACTGAAACTAATAGAATATTTACTACTTTTAAAAATTATCAAACAGGATTTTGTATAAATATTTTTCAAGGGGAAGATAAATATGTAAAAAATTGTACTTTATTAAAAAAATTTAAAATTAAAAATTTACCACCTAAACTAGCAGGAAAAATAAAAATTCTTGTAATATTTCGTATAAATGTAGACGGATTATTGACTGTTATTATTCAAGAAAAAAAAATTAATTTTGAACAAAATATTGAAATTGATACAATCTATTTTAGAACAAAATTATACAAAAGAAAAAAATAAG comes from Buchnera aphidicola (Cinara strobi) and encodes:
- a CDS encoding Hsp70 family protein encodes the protein MKKKKIVVGIDFGTTYCLMSVVENKKVKIITGLDKKNMFPSILHMQEKKISIGWEAKKFISTDPANTISSIKRFIGISLEEINKRKLNIPYTISINNKNELMFHTNTGKITVSFIIQQFFKYIKSIIEKKSDKIISGVVITVPAYFNNIQKNIIRKSAEETELKVLRLLNEPTAAAIAYGLEKKREGIICVYDLGGGTFDVSILRISKGIFEVLATNGDCNLGGDDFDFLLANFLYSQIKNKKKIDNILFKKLLIIAERLKIKLSKKENVEIKFLNKKITCSQIEFNELIKTHIQKTIKLIKIALHDADVDVNEVNDVILVGGSTYIPFVRNSIYSFFNLKPLVLINPVEVVARGAGLHADFLNHNKKNKNNSILLLDVIPISIGIELMGGIMEKMLKKNTTIPTETNRIFTTFKNYQTGFCINIFQGEDKYVKNCTLLKKFKIKNLPPKLAGKIKILVIFRINVDGLLTVIIQEKKINFEQNIEIDTIYFRTKLYKRKK